From the genome of Streptomyces sp. NBC_01116, one region includes:
- a CDS encoding HEAT repeat domain-containing protein, whose product MTTPPDVTIIDALDRADTPLLARRLDARTCPPDVLGRMVRHPAPRIRHLGLALLAERADHPDAGGEEEGEAGTGAGPLALVARLLPDGPGTSPEESLQLAGLHARLGARKPSHRLPDWRAAALPARVRIAWLRAELLGDPTVLRTEPAGELLYRAVRESAAAEAHRPDRLVAELVDTGDPVLGTEALRLARDGLHAGLLAPSFVRGRLVRLLDSPDPDVVSDVLRELAEPWAAVTPVDASPLTRWAVARNGRRAAPGESAAALAAAALVATARHGHHAVLWSTAEDPAGSPALRGQAVELLGERAERTDIGRLVALAATDPLLLAGPVLTCLRALHRRGHFPAAPDAGPLLALALADHTLPAEDVATVLYTCRRPLFDALTDAPPTAPDWPRRLELLIALARQGAADVPIGEAVARLLPDAPFPRPFLAAIRVLRPPAAEEAVLALLPTAPSAALDALEAIGADRTRSALARAFGLDGPADGPPGDPDSPRRLPVAPELRPVRDRALALLWHLTHEPGQRQDLLARLDPRNLPHAVEADLGAPEERELAVLRAHVDVDDPVAAFCRIAAHTGTGTLPPEGVPLADLLLRIVRDLAAGRLGPGTDAPGPGSVTAGPARPDGEPELPPEVLEAMRARGSRLWRRRRIRPVCLLGAPDDTGAGHAFLTATVLGLLERPGLTGGERAVLLKALLQVPATPSTRARVHRLLRDRDPHVRKHVIALLAHDASGEDARVLSATLVPLTRDPNIRTVRAALLALGAARARWAGGAVAACLHHPNTNIRKTAAATLLHAGAPAAVPHLLRALGRDDNPGLRSALTRALRAVVGGAYAATLLAAAEAARDERTGRLLLRALDQEVTARAVLALDVGGSPVVPALLALVADGGVRLAAGSVADLAEPLARHGVPARPAAPGGPPEGADAEVAALLRSGWDPALALRVARRPAPPGLVADHERPAARALLARWLDLAGGTVEAGLRSRLLRCALRLCPGPWSADEVTLLARHTATVADAFDAATGGGGPAGSPATTVEAAAGWAGELIDVLHAVAPHLSAVQRFTVVEGLRALPPAGPDRPPRPGTAASALTLLRQLGAVLVRADLDRALAAAHRGADPWRAAPAVLREAFGVPEESAIADEPGSWREELTEAVRTPAALAEFRGREVAAGPGPRRATGTDGAGRSSAPPTSRELLSALVDAYPGAAPAVRGRLVDWMAELQPLDAPEWTIAETRAARTASGGPSRPVRADDLDQPRSAAQRTRLLAMLDAKKPDRRAAAARALLDWPEPEVARAVLRAYLRGRADVLPATAALDLLTHPEGPADAHAAAGGTRHPAVGELTARGVLPERALRFAARLPEDELLPLVPLIVGWWEHGSPAVHEAARATLHDVPADALAHHLAPRVEAGDLGLLDLLTGLRLLRTPRLTRAEHRLRTEGRDALADALVLVDGPLRTPGSEHEDAAALDALRTPFRSTTAAPADRSSLPELLDLARAGTPERAREALTRLVEEHAPEAGRDPHVHALVEELLSHPSAGVRLHAHRTSRALFDRDTHARLTTLLLSDPLPDVVRMAARTLARAAWEPALPDLVRLLDHARPVVRRTARDALVGFGGAAVPVLRRTAAHARPDRRPLYADVLAEISGAGV is encoded by the coding sequence GTGACCACTCCGCCGGACGTAACGATCATCGACGCACTCGACCGCGCCGACACCCCTCTCCTCGCCCGGCGCCTCGACGCCCGCACCTGCCCGCCGGACGTCCTCGGCCGGATGGTCCGGCACCCCGCGCCCCGGATACGGCACCTCGGCCTCGCCCTCCTCGCCGAACGCGCGGACCATCCGGACGCCGGGGGAGAGGAAGAGGGGGAGGCCGGGACCGGGGCCGGGCCGCTCGCCCTGGTGGCCCGCCTGCTGCCCGACGGCCCCGGGACGTCGCCCGAGGAGTCGCTCCAGCTCGCGGGCCTCCACGCCCGGCTCGGGGCGCGGAAGCCGTCGCACCGGCTGCCCGACTGGCGTGCGGCCGCGCTGCCCGCCCGGGTGCGGATCGCCTGGCTGCGGGCGGAGCTCCTCGGCGACCCGACCGTCCTGCGCACGGAACCGGCGGGCGAACTCCTCTACCGGGCCGTACGCGAGAGCGCCGCCGCCGAGGCGCACCGCCCCGACCGGCTCGTGGCCGAACTCGTCGACACCGGCGACCCGGTCCTCGGGACCGAGGCGCTGCGGCTGGCCCGCGACGGGCTGCACGCCGGGCTGCTCGCCCCGTCGTTCGTACGCGGCCGGCTGGTGCGGCTGCTCGATTCGCCCGACCCCGACGTCGTGTCCGACGTCCTGCGCGAACTCGCCGAGCCCTGGGCGGCGGTGACTCCCGTGGACGCGTCACCGCTGACCCGGTGGGCCGTGGCCCGGAACGGCCGGCGCGCCGCCCCCGGCGAGTCGGCGGCGGCGCTCGCGGCGGCCGCTCTCGTCGCCACGGCCCGGCACGGTCACCACGCGGTGCTGTGGAGCACGGCGGAGGATCCGGCCGGGTCCCCGGCCCTGCGCGGGCAGGCCGTGGAACTCCTGGGCGAACGGGCGGAACGCACCGACATCGGCCGCCTGGTGGCCCTGGCCGCCACGGACCCGCTCCTGCTCGCCGGGCCCGTGCTGACCTGTCTGCGCGCCCTGCACCGGCGCGGCCACTTCCCGGCCGCCCCGGACGCCGGCCCGCTGCTCGCCCTGGCCCTGGCCGACCACACACTTCCGGCAGAGGACGTCGCCACGGTCCTCTACACCTGCCGCCGCCCGCTGTTCGACGCCCTCACCGACGCCCCGCCCACCGCCCCGGACTGGCCACGCCGCCTGGAACTGCTCATCGCCCTGGCGCGGCAGGGGGCCGCCGACGTCCCCATCGGCGAGGCCGTCGCCCGGCTCCTCCCGGACGCGCCCTTCCCGCGCCCGTTCCTCGCCGCGATCCGCGTCCTGCGACCGCCCGCCGCGGAGGAAGCGGTGCTGGCCCTGCTTCCCACGGCCCCGTCCGCCGCGCTGGACGCCCTGGAGGCCATCGGCGCGGACCGTACGCGATCGGCGCTGGCCAGGGCGTTCGGCCTCGACGGCCCGGCGGACGGTCCGCCCGGGGACCCGGACTCGCCGCGACGCCTCCCGGTCGCACCCGAACTGCGCCCCGTACGCGACCGGGCGCTGGCACTCCTGTGGCACCTCACCCACGAGCCGGGGCAGCGGCAGGACCTGCTCGCCCGGCTCGACCCCCGGAACCTCCCGCACGCCGTCGAGGCCGACCTCGGAGCCCCCGAGGAACGGGAACTGGCCGTACTGCGCGCCCACGTGGACGTGGACGACCCCGTGGCGGCGTTCTGCCGGATCGCGGCGCACACCGGTACGGGAACCCTGCCCCCGGAGGGCGTCCCGCTGGCCGACCTGCTCCTGCGCATCGTGCGCGACCTCGCCGCGGGCCGGCTCGGGCCGGGAACGGACGCCCCGGGCCCCGGCTCCGTAACCGCGGGACCGGCCCGCCCGGACGGCGAACCGGAGCTGCCGCCCGAGGTGCTGGAGGCGATGCGCGCCCGCGGGAGCCGGTTGTGGAGGCGGCGGCGGATCAGGCCCGTCTGTCTGCTCGGCGCACCGGACGACACCGGGGCGGGCCACGCCTTCCTCACCGCGACGGTGCTCGGCCTGCTGGAGCGGCCCGGGCTCACCGGCGGCGAACGGGCCGTGCTGCTCAAGGCGTTGCTCCAGGTCCCGGCGACCCCGTCCACCCGGGCCCGGGTGCACCGCCTGCTGCGGGACCGCGACCCGCACGTGCGCAAGCACGTCATCGCCCTGCTGGCCCACGACGCCTCGGGCGAGGACGCGCGGGTGCTGTCCGCGACGCTCGTCCCGCTGACCCGCGACCCGAACATCCGGACCGTACGCGCGGCCCTGCTGGCCCTGGGCGCGGCACGGGCCCGCTGGGCGGGCGGGGCGGTCGCCGCCTGCCTCCACCACCCGAACACGAACATCAGGAAGACCGCGGCGGCCACCCTGCTCCACGCGGGCGCGCCGGCCGCCGTCCCGCATCTCCTGCGGGCGCTCGGCCGCGACGACAACCCGGGACTGCGGTCCGCGCTGACACGGGCGCTCCGCGCCGTCGTGGGCGGTGCCTACGCCGCGACCCTCCTCGCCGCCGCCGAGGCGGCTCGCGACGAGCGCACCGGCCGCCTCCTGCTCCGCGCCCTCGACCAGGAGGTGACCGCCCGCGCCGTGCTCGCCCTCGACGTGGGGGGATCGCCGGTCGTCCCCGCCCTGCTGGCGCTCGTCGCCGACGGCGGGGTGCGGCTCGCCGCCGGTTCCGTGGCGGACCTGGCGGAACCGCTGGCCCGGCACGGTGTACCGGCGCGGCCCGCCGCCCCGGGCGGGCCGCCGGAAGGAGCCGACGCCGAGGTGGCGGCCCTGCTGCGATCCGGCTGGGACCCGGCACTCGCCCTGCGCGTCGCCCGGCGTCCCGCACCTCCGGGCCTCGTCGCCGACCACGAACGCCCGGCGGCGCGCGCCCTGTTGGCCCGCTGGCTCGACCTGGCCGGCGGCACCGTCGAGGCCGGGCTCCGCAGCCGCCTCCTGCGGTGTGCGCTACGTCTGTGCCCGGGCCCCTGGTCCGCCGACGAGGTGACGCTGCTGGCCCGGCACACCGCCACGGTGGCCGACGCGTTCGACGCCGCCACGGGCGGGGGAGGGCCGGCCGGGTCTCCCGCCACAACCGTGGAAGCGGCGGCCGGGTGGGCCGGAGAGCTGATCGACGTCCTGCACGCCGTCGCGCCGCACCTGTCCGCCGTCCAGCGTTTCACCGTCGTCGAGGGACTCCGCGCACTGCCGCCCGCCGGCCCGGACCGCCCGCCCCGGCCCGGGACGGCCGCCTCGGCCCTCACGCTGCTCCGACAGCTGGGCGCGGTGCTCGTCCGCGCCGACCTCGACCGGGCCCTGGCCGCGGCCCACCGCGGCGCCGATCCCTGGAGGGCCGCGCCCGCCGTGCTCCGGGAGGCCTTCGGCGTACCGGAGGAGTCGGCGATCGCCGATGAACCGGGCTCCTGGCGAGAGGAGTTGACCGAGGCGGTACGGACGCCCGCAGCGCTGGCGGAGTTCCGGGGACGCGAGGTCGCCGCCGGACCCGGACCCCGGCGTGCCACCGGCACGGACGGCGCCGGGCGTAGCTCCGCCCCGCCGACGTCCCGGGAACTGCTCTCCGCGCTCGTCGACGCGTACCCGGGTGCCGCGCCCGCCGTGCGCGGGCGCCTCGTCGACTGGATGGCCGAGCTCCAGCCGCTCGACGCACCCGAGTGGACCATCGCCGAGACCAGGGCGGCGCGCACGGCCTCCGGCGGCCCGTCGCGCCCGGTGCGGGCGGACGATCTCGACCAGCCCCGGTCGGCCGCCCAGCGCACCCGGCTGCTGGCCATGCTGGACGCGAAGAAGCCGGACCGCCGGGCCGCCGCCGCGCGGGCCCTGCTCGACTGGCCCGAGCCGGAGGTGGCGCGCGCCGTGCTGCGCGCGTATCTGCGCGGCCGGGCCGACGTGCTCCCCGCCACCGCCGCCCTGGATCTCCTCACCCACCCGGAGGGTCCCGCCGACGCCCACGCCGCAGCGGGCGGCACCCGGCACCCCGCCGTCGGGGAACTGACCGCCCGCGGGGTGCTGCCCGAACGGGCGCTGCGCTTTGCGGCCCGGCTGCCCGAGGACGAGCTGCTCCCGCTCGTCCCGCTGATCGTCGGGTGGTGGGAACACGGTTCGCCCGCTGTGCACGAGGCGGCCCGTGCCACGCTGCACGACGTTCCCGCCGATGCCCTCGCCCACCACCTGGCGCCGCGCGTCGAGGCGGGCGACCTCGGGCTGCTCGACCTGCTGACCGGCCTGCGGCTGCTCCGCACCCCCCGGCTGACCAGGGCCGAGCACCGGCTGCGTACCGAAGGCCGCGATGCCCTGGCCGACGCCCTCGTCCTCGTCGACGGCCCGTTGCGCACCCCCGGGTCCGAACACGAGGACGCCGCCGCGCTCGATGCCCTGCGCACCCCGTTCCGGAGCACGACGGCCGCCCCGGCGGACCGTTCGTCGCTGCCGGAACTGCTCGACCTCGCCCGCGCGGGCACGCCCGAGCGGGCCCGCGAGGCTCTCACCCGCCTCGTCGAGGAGCACGCGCCCGAAGCCGGTCGGGACCCGCACGTGCACGCGCTGGTGGAGGAGTTGCTGAGCCACCCGAGCGCAGGAGTACGCCTGCACGCACACCGGACCTCGCGCGCCCTGTTCGACCGGGACACCCATGCCCGGCTCACCACGCTCCTGCTGTCCGATCCGCTGCCGGACGTGGTGCGCATGGCGGCACGGACGCTCGCCCGCGCGGCCTGGGAGCCCGCGCTGCCCGACCTCGTCCGGCTCCTCGACCACGCGAGGCCGGTCGTCCGGAGGACCGCCAGGGACGCGCTCGTCGGCTTCGGCGGCGCGGCGGTCCCGGTCCTGCGCAGGACCGCGGCCCACGCCCGGCCCGACCGGCGGCCGCTCTACGCGGACGTGCTGGCCGAGATCTCCGGAGCGGGGGTCTGA
- a CDS encoding geranylgeranyl reductase family protein encodes MRELPPDPTTTDTRKAPRAQDPREAPGTEDAREVSRTGEDAQVVVVGAGPAGSSAAYHLARAGVDVILLEKARFPREKVCGDGLTPRAVHQLIRMGVDITAPGWTRSRGMRWVAGEHRVHIGWPALGRFPDFGLSRSRHDFDDILARHAVAAGARLYSGWKAERPLTDRAGRVTGVAASSDSPDVPEPVDFRAPVVIAADGASARLALALGLERDPRRQIATAARRYYRSPERSREEYLELWADLRFPDDGPYLPGYGWIFPMGDGRVNVGLGALPHRRHGKADLRATLDQWLARTPQEWGLREENAEGPVRSAALPLGFNRHPLYARGLLLVGDSGGMVSPWNGEGIAQAMEAGEVAAGTAALALAHPRGPRREQVLRGYPVEMNRRWGRYYRLGNTAADLIFSRSGFQPVLNRYVMGSPFLLDALARLLTDLTDKPSRDVVDHVLNTAFRLVPAPSLRPALRPGAGRGGRPRRRAP; translated from the coding sequence ATGCGGGAACTGCCACCGGACCCGACGACGACGGACACGCGGAAGGCCCCCCGTGCGCAAGACCCGCGGGAGGCTCCCGGCACGGAGGACGCGCGGGAGGTGTCCCGAACGGGAGAGGACGCCCAGGTCGTCGTGGTGGGTGCGGGACCGGCCGGCTCCTCGGCCGCGTATCACCTGGCGCGGGCCGGAGTGGACGTGATCCTGCTGGAGAAGGCCCGCTTCCCCCGGGAGAAGGTGTGCGGCGACGGTCTCACCCCGCGCGCGGTCCACCAGCTCATCCGGATGGGCGTCGACATCACCGCGCCGGGCTGGACGCGGTCGCGCGGGATGCGCTGGGTGGCCGGGGAGCACCGGGTGCACATCGGCTGGCCCGCCCTGGGCCGCTTTCCGGACTTCGGGCTCTCCCGCAGCCGGCACGACTTCGACGACATCCTGGCCCGGCACGCGGTGGCGGCCGGGGCCCGGCTGTACAGCGGCTGGAAGGCGGAGCGCCCGCTGACGGACCGGGCGGGCCGGGTCACGGGGGTGGCCGCGTCCTCGGACTCCCCGGACGTCCCGGAGCCGGTCGACTTCCGCGCGCCGGTCGTCATCGCCGCCGACGGGGCGTCGGCCCGCCTCGCCCTGGCGCTGGGTCTGGAGCGCGACCCCCGGCGGCAGATCGCGACGGCCGCCCGGCGCTACTACCGCAGTCCCGAACGCTCCCGGGAGGAGTACCTGGAGCTGTGGGCCGACCTCCGCTTCCCGGACGACGGTCCCTATCTGCCCGGCTACGGCTGGATCTTCCCGATGGGCGACGGCCGGGTCAACGTGGGGCTCGGGGCGCTGCCGCACCGGCGGCACGGCAAGGCGGACCTGCGCGCCACTCTGGACCAGTGGCTGGCCCGGACACCGCAGGAGTGGGGGCTGCGCGAGGAGAACGCGGAGGGCCCGGTCCGCAGCGCCGCGCTGCCCCTCGGCTTCAACCGCCATCCGCTGTACGCGCGCGGGCTGCTGCTGGTCGGCGACTCCGGCGGGATGGTCAGCCCCTGGAACGGCGAGGGCATCGCCCAGGCGATGGAGGCGGGCGAGGTCGCCGCCGGGACCGCGGCCCTCGCCCTGGCCCACCCCCGGGGGCCCCGCCGCGAACAGGTGCTGCGCGGCTACCCGGTGGAGATGAACCGTCGCTGGGGCCGCTACTACCGGCTCGGCAACACCGCCGCCGACCTGATCTTCAGCCGGTCGGGCTTCCAGCCGGTGCTCAACCGGTACGTCATGGGATCGCCGTTCCTCCTCGACGCTCTGGCCCGGCTGCTCACCGACCTGACGGACAAGCCCTCGCGCGATGTGGTCGACCACGTCCTCAACACGGCGTTCCGCCTCGTTCCGGCCCCGTCCCTTCGTCCGGCCCTTCGTCCGGGCGCGGGACGCGGCGGGCGGCCCCGTCGACGTGCTCCTTGA
- a CDS encoding winged helix DNA-binding domain-containing protein, whose product MGVTARELNRSTLARQLLLRREPLDAAEGVRRVVALQAQQPASPYIALWNRLADFDPAGLDAAFSDHSVVKATLMRLTLHAVHAEDHPAFREAMHPVVRASRLGPRFTRSGLSAEDADALVPRLLEFAERSRTTAECEAWLGERLGAPPGPGAWWGLRQYTPLLHAPTAPPWSFGHRPSFIAPRTGPPRTDPEASAASLRTLVVRYLSGFGPASVADVAQFAMVRRTAARAALADPAGGLDRLEGPEGEELFDLPGAPRPDATTPAPPRLMAMWDSVLLAYADRGRVLPPAYRRVVIRANGDVLPTLLVDGYVAGVWRPVAGGVEATAFHPLPEEVWEGLAVEARSLVGFLADREPEVYRRYGHWWGRLPSATVRLLPGG is encoded by the coding sequence ATGGGCGTCACCGCTCGCGAGCTCAACCGCTCCACGCTCGCCCGGCAGTTGCTGCTGCGACGCGAGCCGCTGGATGCCGCCGAGGGGGTGCGGCGCGTGGTGGCGCTCCAGGCCCAGCAGCCGGCCTCGCCCTACATCGCACTGTGGAACCGGCTCGCGGACTTCGATCCGGCCGGGCTGGACGCCGCGTTCTCGGATCACTCCGTCGTCAAGGCGACGCTGATGCGGCTCACGCTCCACGCCGTGCACGCCGAGGACCATCCGGCCTTCCGGGAGGCCATGCATCCGGTGGTGCGGGCTTCCCGGCTGGGTCCCCGCTTCACCCGCTCCGGGCTGAGCGCCGAGGACGCCGACGCGCTCGTCCCCCGGCTGCTGGAGTTCGCGGAGCGGTCCCGGACCACCGCCGAGTGCGAGGCGTGGCTGGGCGAGCGGCTGGGCGCCCCGCCGGGTCCGGGCGCCTGGTGGGGGCTGCGGCAGTACACGCCGCTGCTCCACGCGCCCACCGCGCCGCCCTGGTCGTTCGGTCACCGGCCCTCGTTCATCGCGCCGCGGACGGGCCCTCCCCGGACGGATCCGGAGGCGTCGGCCGCTTCGCTGCGGACGCTCGTCGTGCGCTATCTCTCGGGATTCGGGCCCGCGTCGGTCGCGGACGTGGCGCAGTTCGCGATGGTCCGGCGGACCGCGGCGCGGGCGGCGCTCGCGGATCCGGCCGGGGGGCTGGACCGGCTGGAGGGGCCGGAGGGCGAGGAGCTGTTCGACCTGCCGGGTGCTCCGCGGCCGGACGCGACGACGCCCGCGCCGCCCCGGCTGATGGCGATGTGGGACAGCGTTCTGCTGGCGTACGCGGATCGCGGCCGGGTCCTTCCACCCGCGTACCGCAGGGTCGTGATCCGTGCGAACGGCGACGTGCTGCCGACGCTGCTGGTCGACGGATACGTGGCGGGGGTGTGGCGGCCGGTCGCCGGAGGTGTCGAGGCGACAGCGTTCCATCCGCTGCCCGAGGAGGTCTGGGAAGGGCTCGCCGTCGAGGCCCGGTCGCTGGTGGGGTTCCTGGCCGACCGGGAACCGGAGGTGTACCGGCGCTACGGCCACTGGTGGGGCCGTCTCCCGAGCGCCACCGTGCGGCTGCTGCCCGGCGGCTGA
- a CDS encoding twin-arginine translocase TatA/TatE family subunit: MFGIGELTILLLVIVAVLAVKRLPDLMRSAGKAARILKSEKRALKDEDGDRTQPSPRVIRGETTGRDTP, from the coding sequence ATGTTCGGGATCGGCGAACTCACCATCCTCCTCCTGGTGATCGTGGCGGTGCTGGCCGTGAAGAGGCTGCCCGATCTCATGCGGTCGGCCGGAAAGGCCGCGCGCATCCTCAAGAGCGAGAAGCGGGCGCTCAAGGACGAGGACGGCGACCGGACCCAGCCGTCCCCCCGCGTCATCCGCGGGGAGACGACCGGGCGGGACACCCCCTGA
- a CDS encoding hemolysin family protein, protein MSFPMALFVTVLLLIGSGFFVAAEFALVASKRHRMEQAAARGQRGAKAALAGMRELSLMLAGAQLGITICTLGLGSVSKPAISHELDPLLERLGLPAALSYGVAFALAMIVVVFLHMVVGEMAPKSWAIAHPERSAMLLSPAFRAVVGAVRPLIRLLNAVSNSLVRLCRVTPRDELTSVHNRDQLTHLIEESERLGLISKGDSGLMTRSLTEPATPVSALRIPVERIVTVPADAGLDRILATAADADRTRLLVRDGAEVLGSVHARDALVARAGGRDVLARDLARPVPELAPDATAAHAVEQLRERRSTIAVVRDGEGGITGLVSLDDLLARLLHPPTPPERVL, encoded by the coding sequence ATGAGCTTCCCCATGGCGCTCTTCGTGACGGTCCTCCTCCTGATCGGCAGCGGATTCTTCGTCGCCGCCGAATTCGCCCTGGTCGCCTCCAAGCGGCACCGCATGGAACAGGCCGCCGCGCGGGGGCAGCGCGGGGCCAAGGCCGCGCTCGCCGGGATGCGCGAGCTGTCGCTGATGCTCGCGGGAGCCCAGCTCGGCATCACCATCTGCACCCTGGGCCTGGGCTCCGTGTCCAAGCCCGCGATCTCCCACGAGCTGGACCCGCTGCTGGAGCGGCTCGGACTGCCCGCGGCACTCAGCTACGGCGTCGCCTTCGCGCTGGCGATGATCGTCGTGGTCTTCCTGCACATGGTGGTCGGCGAGATGGCCCCGAAGTCCTGGGCCATCGCCCACCCGGAGCGCTCCGCGATGCTGCTGAGCCCGGCCTTCCGCGCCGTGGTGGGCGCCGTACGCCCGCTGATCCGGCTGCTGAACGCCGTCAGCAACTCCCTCGTGCGGCTGTGCCGGGTCACCCCGCGCGACGAACTCACCTCGGTGCACAACCGCGACCAGCTCACCCACCTGATCGAGGAGTCCGAGCGCCTCGGGCTGATCAGCAAGGGCGACTCCGGACTGATGACCCGGTCGCTGACCGAACCGGCGACTCCGGTCTCCGCGCTCCGGATCCCGGTGGAGCGGATCGTGACGGTCCCGGCGGACGCCGGACTCGACCGGATCCTGGCCACCGCCGCCGACGCCGACCGCACCCGCCTGCTGGTGCGGGACGGGGCGGAGGTCCTCGGATCGGTGCACGCCCGGGACGCCCTCGTGGCCCGTGCCGGAGGACGGGACGTCCTCGCCCGTGACCTGGCCCGTCCCGTCCCGGAACTGGCCCCGGACGCCACCGCCGCACACGCGGTGGAGCAGTTGCGCGAGCGGCGGTCCACGATCGCCGTCGTCCGCGACGGGGAGGGCGGGATCACCGGACTGGTCAGCCTGGACGATCTGCTCGCCCGGCTGCTGCACCCGCCGACACCCCCCGAGCGCGTCCTCTAG